The genomic DNA ATTTTCCTTTATACTGATAACAAGGGTTGGACACATCGTTGAACAAACTGCCCGAAGTGTCCTGAACAGCCACTTCGTCAGCCTCAATAGTTGGCTCAGAAATATCCGGAGCCAAAAAAGATCCGGTTAATTCCGCCCCCTGTCGTATAGCGTTCCGGTCACCCTCGAAATCATTATAAAGCTTGGACCAGTCGAATTCCGGTTTCTTATAGGAAGAGGTTTCAAAAGGATTATACCCGGAATTCACCTGCACACGGGGAGCTTTATAAGGTGCCGCTTCCTTCACGGGATTATACACAGGAATATCGATGGCGTCTTCCACATCGAAATCAATAGTCGGGATCGCACTGGACTTGGCCAGCGCTTCACGAGTCGCGGCCATCAGGATTTGCCAGATCGGCTGTTCGTTTTCAAACTTGATCTCCGTCTTGGTCGGATGGATATTGACATCTATCGTTGCCGGATCAAGCGTAAAGTAGATAAAGTAGTTCGGCTGCTCACCTGCCGGGATCAGTTGTTCGTAAGCCTGCATGACCGCTTTGTGAAAATACGGATGCTTCATAAAACGTCCGTTTACAAAGAAATACTGCAAAGCCCCCCTCTTCTTTGCCGAATCAGGCCGTCCCACAAAGCCGGAGATCGTCACTAACGAACTTTGCGCATCCACAGAAAGGAGCTTCTGGTTCAGCGTTTTTCCATATACATTAACAATACGTTGCCTCAAACCGGACTCAGGCAGGTTGAATATCTCCGTATCGTTATGGTAAAGAGACAAAGCAACCTGCGAATTGACCAAGGCAATCCGTTCGAACTCATTGATGATATTCCGGAACTCCGTCTCATTCGATTTCAGAAACTTTCGACGTGCCGGAACATTAAAGAAGAGGTTCTTCACTGAAAAAATACTCCCCTCGGTACAGGCATCCGGTTCGACACTCTCTAATTCTGAACCCGAAAATACAAGATGCGTCCCCAGTTCGGCTCCTTTCAGGCGAGTACGAAGCTCTACTTGTGAAACCGCCACTATCGAAGCAAGCGCCTCGCCACGAAATCCCATCGTATGAAGAGAAAAAAGATCGTCTGCAGTAGAAATTTTCGAAGTTGCATGCCGTTCAAAAGCCATGCGGGCGTCAGTCTCAGACATACCTTTTCCATCATCGATCACTTGGACCAATGTACGACCGGCGTCCTTTATATTCACCTGAATGTGTCCGGCGCCGGCATCCACCGCATTTTCTACCAACTCCTTTACGACAGAGGCAGGACGCTGGATAACCTCGCCCGCCGCTATCTGATTGGCAATACTGTCAGGAAGTAAATGAATTATATCACTCATTACATAAACAAGTACCAAAATATACCACCCAAAATAGCAGCGGCCAATAACAACTTCATGTTCTTATATGTCCGACTCCGGGAATCATGCCCGTTATCACGGCTCTTTTTCAGATGAGAAGTGCCTTCGACAAAGCTACCTTTGATTTCGGCTTTATAATCATCAATCGACAATTCTTCTTCCATGCCAATCTCACGCTTCACTTTGCGGATGCGATCTTCCATCGCCTCCTTATGAGGATCCCAATAGATTGGCTTATGATCGAACTGCCGAGGCTTCCGCACATTATAAAATGAGAATAATGCCATAGTCTTTTATTATTTGAAAAATTCTTTGCTAATGTACAAATTTATTGCTTCTCTTGGGTGATTCCGTCGCTTTTCTTTTCACCACCTCGTAAATGTCATCCCTATTCTTCGGACGCAGATAGTCGAACCAATAAAAATCTTTCAACATCTTTTGATCGGGTTTCAGATCCGGAATAGGAGTCAAGGTCCCGGAAGCATTGACATAAAGTCCCATTCTCTCCAGTTTATTATTCCTTATCCACATTGAAAGATGAGAACCTTTTGCATTATTCATGCCAACCTTAGAACCATCCTTTTCCAAAGGATAATAATTCAACTCCGCATTTCCGTTTACATCAATACGACGCAATTCCTGTCCCTCAAAATAGGCTTTCAGGTCGTTCCCCTTCAACTGGTTATAGTAACTCGAGTCGACATGCTGTGCCGCAAAAGCAAACTGGATCACATGGGCATATTCGATCGTACTATCATTCATATAAATAGCGATCGTATCGCCATACAGTTGATATTGTTCATTCCAGAGAACCGGTTCCGTATACATATATAATACAGAATCGCGCGTATTGAACTGCATGGAGTCACATACGCCTTGCATATCGATCCGATAGAAACGTACGCCGTAATAGGCCTTGATCTCCCGGTAGACGGAGTCGACCGTCACCATCTGCAACGTATCGGCATGCAAAAACAACGTATCGCCTTGTGAATACTCAAGGAAGCGGGCACTGTCGGTTGCAAAAGCATATCCGGTCTGTTCATTATAATAACCATATTCGCCTTGCAGCGTCACATGCTGGGCCGTATCAATCAGGCTCATATTCCCATAGACCTCTCCCATACCCGTATCCCGATTATAAAAGATAGAGTCACCGATCAAGATCTTCTCACCCGATTCAACCTGGGACTGATCAAGCAAAAGGGATGTGTTGTTCACCGTATCATACCATCCTCTTGAAGTATGGATCGTGCCACTGTCCGAAACAATGACAGACGGCCCCAGGATGGTAGCTACCTTGGATTCTGTGTCATAATGCAAAGTATCGGAATACAATGTAAAGTCAGGGTTCTCAACCTGCACGCTGTCATTGAACACCGCCAGCTTCGTCTCCGGAGAATATTGTCCGTAAAAAGAAGATAGTTGATTCAGAGAATCTACAATTAGCCCACCTTCAAAATAGTATCCGATATTCGGAATGCGTTCATAATTGAGGCTATCCGTAAAGAGCGTCACCTGCCCGTTCTCCATCCGGACATTCTCGCGCAGATAAGCCACCTGCGTGTTTCCGTCATAAAAAAGATAATCTCCGTAGACGAACAAGGTGTCTCCCTGCTCCATCCGGACATTACTGAAAGCTTCGAGCGAATTGGTCTGTTCGAAAAAGTAAGCACTGTCGCAATACATATATGAACTGTCATGCCGGAAACATACATCGCCGTTCAATATCTGCGCATCCGGCTTTACAGCCTTATCGAAAGATAGCGTATTGGAATGGATCAGGTATACCTTCGTCTTTTTGGGCGGGACAGTATCCGTCATAACCTGCAAACTATCGGCTGCCTTCAAGCTGTCCGGCGGGGCGACTGTCACATCTTGTGCGGTAATAACAGTAGTATCTGCATGCACAATACTATCTTGGGCCTGTGCAAAGGCACAGACCGCCAACACAAAAAACAGACCTGTGAAAATAAATTTATTTACAGTCCTCATTCTTTAATCCAGCCGGGATACTGGAAATCACAATTACGCCAGCCGTCGCTGATACGCACATATGTGCTTTTCTGCTTCTTAATGATCCAGTCATGCAGCAGCTCTTCGCGTTTCCGAGATTCGACAATCGACTTCAAAGCCTGATAGTCATCCGATATATTTGCCTTATGCTGGTCCACTCTGGCTTTCAGTTTTACAATAGCAACAACTTCTTTCTGCTTATCGTTGATCATAGTGAAAGGTTTGGAGATATCTCCCACCTGCATCGTATAAACCATCTTACCGATTTCCTGTGGCAGTTCGGCCATCTCGAATTTCGGAGTGCTGTGGTTGTCACTTTCAAAGTTCTGGTTCACCATCAAACCTTTGTTATTTCTCGTATCCTTGTCAGCAGAGATAAAAGTTGCCGCTTCTTCAAATGTAAATTTCTTTGCCGTTAAGTCGTTATACAACGAATCCATACGTGTCATACACTCGTTCAACTCCTTGTCCGAAACTTTCGGCTTCAACAAGATATGGCGGCAGTTGATACGGTCGCCACGCTTTTCGATCAATTGGATAATATGATAGCCATATTCAGTCTGCACGATCTGGGAAATCTTTTTCGGATCCTTCAAGTTGAAAGCGACGTTAGCGAATTCGGGCAACAAACTTGTCTTACCCAAAAATCCAAGTTCTCCGCCTCTTTTGGCTGATTCCGGGTCTTCCGAATACAGACGGGCCAATGTCGAAAATTCATATTTCCCGCTGTTGATATCATCGGTAAACTGGCGAAGACGAGCCTTGATGGCATCTGTCTCTTCAAACGGGATCTTCGGTTCCATCGTGATAATCTGCACCTCGACAGTTGTCGGGATATTAGGCAGACTGTCTTTGGACAACTGGCTGTAATACTTACGGACTTCGGAGGGTGTCAACTTGATTTCACCGATCAGCTGGCGCTTCATCTGTTCAACAGTCTGTTGCTCCATGATCATTTCCTTACGTTCGTCCTTCAGTTGGGAAATCTTTTTACCGAAATATTCCTCCAGCTTTTCCTTAGATCCCATCTGGTTGATTGCGAAATTGATCCAACGATCCGTCTCCTGGATCACCTGGTTTTCACTCACTTCCACACTATCGATCTTCGCTTGGTTCAGAAACAGCTTCTGTATTGCCATCTGTTCGGGGAGCACGCAATAAGGGTCACCGTCAAAACGCTGTCCCTCGTTTTGCAGATATAAACGCTGGCTTTCGATGTCCGAACGCAAAATTGCATCATCTCCCACCACCCACACGATTTCATCGATTACATTATCCTGGGCATACACCACACAAGATAAACAGGCAAGAATGAATACTGTCAAAATCTTTTTCATCATGTACTTCTCTATAAGCTACCAATCACGGTTCCGTATAAAACTTGACGTCACCGCTCCTGACTGCATCATTATATAATTCTTCTTCAAATTTCTTCAAAAATTCCACCTTACGCCGATTTGTCAGCATCTCCACGATCTGCGCACTGGCATAGTCGTATGGCGCCACACTTCCCGCAGGCAGATATTCCTTAATATTCAACAGATAGCAATATGTACTATCCGAAACTTCGACAAACTTGTTTGCCCTCAAGAAGTCGTTCGCATTCGACACATGCACCGGAATATTGTCCATCACCTGGTCAAAGTCCACCCATTTGTCGTAAAAGTAGTCATAAATACTGGCATTCTGTACACTATACTTCTCAATTTTTTCTAAAGAAGCCTCAGAAGTCGATCTATACCATCCCTTTACATCAACGAGGCCGGGGGCATCCACCGGGATCTTCAGGAAGAGACCTTTCACCAAAGCCTTGTCCAAGACAAATTTTTTCTGGTTTTCTTCGTAATAACTCAGCATGTCGCTTTCCTGAAACTCGGAAGAAAGCCTTTCTTTTATCAACTGTTCCTGATACCGATAGCGGATCAGCGAATGACGATATTCCTCCACCAGCTTATCCACTTCCGCCTTATCTTCTCCCTCCAAGTTGCGCAAGGCCACATCGTAGACCAATGCATCTTTCACCCACTTCCTTTCCAAACTTTCGGCAAGCAACATACTGTCAGCCGAGGACAATCCGCGCGGGATCTGCTGTTTTATCTCCGAACGTCTCAAAGTCCGGTCCTTCACTTTTACCAACACATCCGCATCATCCACAGGCTGCGTTCCCTTACAAGAACACAGCAAAGATACGAATGCTATAAAAATGAAGCAATATCTCATATAACTTTCTCTTTATTATTTCTTTGTCATTTTACTCACTTTCTTCACCAGCTTCCAGTTTATCGTCACCGGGTATTTCCGGTTCAGCTGTTCGATCCACTCGGCTTCCGCCTTGGCTTGCTGGTCCATCGGCTTGTTCCAAACTTCCTTATT from Parabacteroides merdae ATCC 43184 includes the following:
- a CDS encoding peptidylprolyl isomerase, which gives rise to MMKKILTVFILACLSCVVYAQDNVIDEIVWVVGDDAILRSDIESQRLYLQNEGQRFDGDPYCVLPEQMAIQKLFLNQAKIDSVEVSENQVIQETDRWINFAINQMGSKEKLEEYFGKKISQLKDERKEMIMEQQTVEQMKRQLIGEIKLTPSEVRKYYSQLSKDSLPNIPTTVEVQIITMEPKIPFEETDAIKARLRQFTDDINSGKYEFSTLARLYSEDPESAKRGGELGFLGKTSLLPEFANVAFNLKDPKKISQIVQTEYGYHIIQLIEKRGDRINCRHILLKPKVSDKELNECMTRMDSLYNDLTAKKFTFEEAATFISADKDTRNNKGLMVNQNFESDNHSTPKFEMAELPQEIGKMVYTMQVGDISKPFTMINDKQKEVVAIVKLKARVDQHKANISDDYQALKSIVESRKREELLHDWIIKKQKSTYVRISDGWRNCDFQYPGWIKE
- a CDS encoding OstA-like protein; this translates as MRTVNKFIFTGLFFVLAVCAFAQAQDSIVHADTTVITAQDVTVAPPDSLKAADSLQVMTDTVPPKKTKVYLIHSNTLSFDKAVKPDAQILNGDVCFRHDSSYMYCDSAYFFEQTNSLEAFSNVRMEQGDTLFVYGDYLFYDGNTQVAYLRENVRMENGQVTLFTDSLNYERIPNIGYYFEGGLIVDSLNQLSSFYGQYSPETKLAVFNDSVQVENPDFTLYSDTLHYDTESKVATILGPSVIVSDSGTIHTSRGWYDTVNNTSLLLDQSQVESGEKILIGDSIFYNRDTGMGEVYGNMSLIDTAQHVTLQGEYGYYNEQTGYAFATDSARFLEYSQGDTLFLHADTLQMVTVDSVYREIKAYYGVRFYRIDMQGVCDSMQFNTRDSVLYMYTEPVLWNEQYQLYGDTIAIYMNDSTIEYAHVIQFAFAAQHVDSSYYNQLKGNDLKAYFEGQELRRIDVNGNAELNYYPLEKDGSKVGMNNAKGSHLSMWIRNNKLERMGLYVNASGTLTPIPDLKPDQKMLKDFYWFDYLRPKNRDDIYEVVKRKATESPKRSNKFVH
- the mutL gene encoding DNA mismatch repair endonuclease MutL, yielding MSDIIHLLPDSIANQIAAGEVIQRPASVVKELVENAVDAGAGHIQVNIKDAGRTLVQVIDDGKGMSETDARMAFERHATSKISTADDLFSLHTMGFRGEALASIVAVSQVELRTRLKGAELGTHLVFSGSELESVEPDACTEGSIFSVKNLFFNVPARRKFLKSNETEFRNIINEFERIALVNSQVALSLYHNDTEIFNLPESGLRQRIVNVYGKTLNQKLLSVDAQSSLVTISGFVGRPDSAKKRGALQYFFVNGRFMKHPYFHKAVMQAYEQLIPAGEQPNYFIYFTLDPATIDVNIHPTKTEIKFENEQPIWQILMAATREALAKSSAIPTIDFDVEDAIDIPVYNPVKEAAPYKAPRVQVNSGYNPFETSSYKKPEFDWSKLYNDFEGDRNAIRQGAELTGSFLAPDISEPTIEADEVAVQDTSGSLFNDVSNPCYQYKGKYIITSLKSGLALIDQHRAHVRILFDQYITNIRQQRGASQQVLFPEIVEFTASEATVLPTLLEDMRFIGFDLTNLGNNSYAINGLPAGVENLDPVSLIRNMVDRVIDTGCEVHEEICDSLALSLAKAAAIRPGKILSGEEMDNLLASLFSCQESNLTPDGKTIISKLTDEELEKRFK